Proteins encoded by one window of Cannabis sativa cultivar Pink pepper isolate KNU-18-1 chromosome 4, ASM2916894v1, whole genome shotgun sequence:
- the LOC115712268 gene encoding uncharacterized protein LOC115712268 — MNMPITVTTAKTPNVLSLQQPPLPPRSYAYPHLNLARRGLNTCHPGGKAVCAAFDHHGYDGKLVDQDMIVLRKRIHEVKNEVDDDGEDVGNDVASSDWMEWEKEYYAKNYGADVCQAVGMLQSQLMNTRPSLSLVMFGVVSLSVPISMGVVLLRLLDAAKDIFLGFS, encoded by the coding sequence ATGAATATGCCGATCACAGTCACAACAGCAAAAACACCTAACGTCTTATCACTCCAGCAACCACCATTACCACCGCGATCTTATGCTTATCCCCATTTAAATTTGGCTCGCCGGGGGCTCAACACGTGTCATCCAGGTGGCAAGGCCGTTTGTGCTGCATTTGATCATCACGGCTACGACGGCAAGCTTGTGGACCAGGACATGATTGTTCTGAGAAAGCGAATTCACGAGGTGAAGAACGAAGTCGATGATGACGGTGAAGATGTTGGAAATGACGTGGCGTCGTCTGATTGGATGGAGTGGGAGAAGGAGTATTATGCGAAGAATTACGGTGCGGATGTATGTCAAGCTGTGGGAATGTTGCAATCTCAGTTAATGAATACAAGGCCGAGCTTGTCTCTTGTGATGTTTGGTGTCGTTTCGCTCAGTGTTCCTATCTCTATGGGTGTCGTTTTGTTGCGTTTGTTGGATGCGGCCAAGGATATCTTTCTCGGCTTCTCTTAA